tggggggaggaggggttggagaaaaAGGGACCGGTGCCGGAGATGGTGGATAGGACTTCGCCGACGAGGCGGGTGTTCGGTGGGATCAGGATGGTTGAGCGGGTGAGGTAAATGCCTCGGGGGAAGAGGACAACGGTGTTGCAGCCGGGGGTGGATGCTTTGGCGAGGATAGCGCTGATGGAGGGGCCGTCGTCGTGGGTGTTGTCTCCGTAgacggggtgggaggggtcggATCTGATGTTGATtatttgggagggagagaacGAGATGTATTGCGGCAGGGGTTTGGTGAGGTAGGTTCCTTCTGGGGTGACGAGGGAGGGCTGCCGGGGGGCAGGGTAGGTTTTGGGTTCTTGGGAGTCATCAGGCGATCTGGAGTGAGTCTTTGTCAGTTGTGTTCTTTaccacatcccccccttccacctttccacttcttcttttcaGATCAACAAACAGAAAAGACTCACCTATTCCCCATAACCCACACCTGCCCCCTTTTCACATTTCCCCTCAGTAACACCTCCCTACCCCCAGTTCTAACAGCCACAttctctccaccaccaacctcaacccaatccaacaccaccccctgccCCCTGTCTCTCACCATCACTCCCGTCTCACATTCCCTCAAAACAGTATCAACAACcgacacccccccaaccacctcccccttttgcCATTCTCCCCCCCTTAAATCCAACCCAATCCCACACCCCTCAATTTTCGCCCCTATGATGCTAACCACAtaccccctcttcaccctaatccccacctccgcccccttAACCTTCACCCCCTTTAACGTGTATTGCTGATTATTTATTTCCAACCCTATCTGTCCACCCTCAACCATCACCTCACTAACAACCTTCCCCgacccacccccaaaatccATCGCCATCCCCCTATGcctcaccccctcacccctcgGCATCACAatcttgatgttggagagacTACTCCCCTGACTTACACTCCATTCGATCCCCCCTGTGACGCTGGttaccaccatctccaacccagGGAACAGTGAAACGACTTACTAGCTGCCGTCTCTTTCGGTACAGCAGTcatatcaaccaccacattGCGGAGGGCGATATAAAAGTTCTTGTTGGCgctgccttggccttggtaGGGATCGTAACCAAGCACCACCCTACAAACACAAGTTCATCAGCTCTTCTCCGCCAGCAAAATAGGAGTAACCCCACGACAAAACAAGAAATAAACAAGTGCCAGCCACCAGCAAGAGCAAGTCACACACTCACGGCCGTGTCCCCAATTCCGGTGCCGCCTTCAACACCGTCTCCCCAAACACCCCCGGACTCCCGACAAGATAAGTCGACACCAATAACCGCACCGGCTCCGTAATCAGATAAACCCCCGGGGGCAGCGAGACATAAGCCGGGAGGGTAGTAACAGTATTGTTCGCCCTGTTCCCGGCTGATACCGCCGCATTGATGCCCTCACTGCTCGACTTCCCCCCCGTTGGATCAGCCCCAAACTCGACCACGTCCCGATAATACTCGTAGGCCTGATCTCCAGCGTAATAAGGTGTACTCCCGTTTCGGGACATCGAGGCACGCCAccattttggtggtgggtgctGCTCTTCACCCCCAGAGTGACAATcctgtggttggtgatgagcaacaacagcatcaccagctactactgatgaggaggagaaagatgggaggaggattaACACGAGGAGAGTTTTCATTGTTGATcaccgatgatgatgatgatgatgatgatgatgatgatgatgatgatgatgatgatgatgatgatgataatccGGTTGAAGTGGAAATTGAAGTCGAGTGTCTTGGCTAACGCATTGTTGTAGGTGAGTAAAGCTGTAGCtggctaggtaggtaggtaggtaggtaggtaggtaggtaggtttgTGAATTGATTGTGTGTAACTTGGATGACACTTGCACTTACGGAAACGGGCGAGACAAACGACCTTTGACGGCAACAAAGTAAAATCAGCAATCACTCCCTCATACAAACAAATCCCCGAGTGTATACCAGTTTGTCTGCAGTCAGCATTTTACCCCAACAAAACCCATGGTGTGGCGGGCAACATTCTGTCTGGACGCCTTCTACACCTCACACAAGCCTCACTCACACTCATACactcatcaacatccaatCAATCCACACAACACATCAAACACATCCATCATGTTCATCCTTCTCACAAGCAGGACAGGCAATATTTACAAATACACATTCTCCCCTCTCATATTTattgtttctctctctctctctctctctctctctctctctcaatcAATTGGGAATCTTCAGAAATACCCGATCTCTCCATTTTTTcactccccccttcccctgcgccctcccccaacaaTTATCAATCTCAAGACAAGACAGCCCCaatcatccatccatccatacCATACCAAACATTCCaatccaaaccccccataccaaaaaacaacaactTGAAAAAAACTGGTAGTTACATTTAACAGAAAGATGGAAAAGGTAAAATCGCAAAACAATGAATGCTAATGCCCCCCCCAAACTGTGTCGATAATAAAGTTACatttccttccttccctccctaCCCCTACCCCCTAatcccacacacaccaccccaaTATCAAAATATGTGCTGCCATCTAATGCaaactaaaaaaaaaaaaaccattTGTGTcgaaacaagaaaaagaaaaaacctTACCTTTTATATACCCCATGCTGATCAATGCCTAGGATATACGATACTCCCAACCCATACACCATTCCCAAATtttaaataaaaaaaaacaataaTAAATT
The sequence above is a segment of the Podospora pseudocomata strain CBS 415.72m chromosome 2 map unlocalized CBS415.72m_2, whole genome shotgun sequence genome. Coding sequences within it:
- a CDS encoding uncharacterized protein (COG:O; EggNog:ENOG503NVCY; CAZy:GH55), yielding MKTLLVLILLPSFSSSSVVAGDAVVAHHQPQDCHSGGEEQHPPPKWWRASMSRNGSTPYYAGDQAYEYYRDVVEFGADPTGGKSSSEGINAAVSAGNRANNTVTTLPAYVSLPPGVYLITEPVRLLVSTYLVGSPGVFGETVLKAAPELGTRPVVLGYDPYQGQGSANKNFYIALRNVVVDMTAVPKETAARGIEWSVSQGSSLSNIKIVMPRGEGVRHRGMAMDFGGGSGKVVSEVMVEGGQIGLEINNQQYTLKGVKVKGAEVGIRVKRGYVVSIIGAKIEGCGIGLDLRGGEWQKGEVVGGVSVVDTVLRECETGVMVRDRGQGVVLDWVEVGGGENVAVRTGGREVLLRGNVKRGQVWVMGNRSPDDSQEPKTYPAPRQPSLVTPEGTYLTKPLPQYISFSPSQIINIRSDPSHPVYGDNTHDDGPSISAILAKASTPGCNTVVLFPRGIYLTRSTILIPPNTRLVGEVLSTISGTGPFFSNPSSPQPVVHIAAPPNSDVTGPVELSDILISVQEISPGATLLQISLPDVSLWSVVLRVGGSIDTAITDSCSNPNPSTCLAAHTLLDITSTASNIYLENIWGWAADHALDVIPNVPAQNIAVGRGLTISHTSGPVTMIGTSFEHCVLYQYGFFDTRDILVIGQQTESPYWQGQGTSLRAPGPWEGEVAFHHCEKQGKGGDDRCFRAWGAYLDNVTDTTIHGSAMWVFFNGMDDNFVG